GCAAGGACAACAAATGACATTTATCAATTTCGACAGAGCAGGGAAAATCAAATTAGCATCTCCAAATTTcgcaaaataaaaagatcttgAAATAGTGGTGACAGTCCTGACGGAGCGCCTAACACTTCCTGAAATTTTGGTTGGGAATGCTATTGAACAACTGTTTGATTATTGTCATTgtgaaaaaacatgaaaaaaggagagaagaaatTAGTTATCCCCACAGCTAAACAAAAGATTAGATGCGTTCAATTCACGAATTTATAACTGTTGCTCCTGTTTATTCAATTTATGCTGGTGATTTAGTCTGGCATGGAAGATGGTCCTTTGGTATTGAGTGTGCTCCTATATGCCGGTTCATTACTGCAGCGTGACCTGATATTACTGAGGCTTGTAGTATAGCAAGAAGTGATTATTTTAGGCtgattgagaaaattttgtttgataggtGATCAAGCCAAAACTTGCAAAGCCCGGAAGAGTTCCTGTTACCACATGTGCTTGGGATCGTGAGGGAAAAAGCATTGCAGGTGGTATTGGAGATGGTTCTATACAGGTACTACTTCTAAGAGAATAGATACAACCACATGCCTTGTGTGGGGTTTGCACCCCATGTGAGAGTGTTTGCCAAGTGGAAAAAACATCAAAACTGGTACTTTGGAATATTTTGGTATTTCCATAGCATTGATGGCCTAAATTTTGGATGGAAGGTTAAATGTGTTTCTGTGATGTTTTGAAGTGCCTCTACATCTTGTTAGCTTTCTCTATtaatactattattattttatttacaGATATGGAACCTTAAGCCTGGCTGGGGAAGTAGGCCAGATATACATGTTGAAAAGGGTCACTCAGATGACATCACTGGACTCAAGTTCTCTAGTGATGGGCAGATTCTACTCTCAAGAAGCTTTGATGAATCATTGAAGGTATTAATTGAGTTTAGATGCTATTCTTTTCACTTGATTGGGCTATAGTTATTCTTACTTATGAGCTGTACTGTCAGGTTTGGGATTTGCGCAAAATGAAAGATCCACTCAAGGTGTTTGAGGATCTTCCTAATCATTATGCTCAAACAAATGTAGCATTTAGTCCGGATGAGCAACTCTTCTTGACTGGAACATCTGTTGAAAGGGAAAGCACAACTGGAGGTTTATTATGCTTTTATGATCGAGCAAAACTCGAACTTGTGTCAAGAGTTGGGATTTCACCAACTGGTAGCGTTGTTCAGTGTACTTGGCACCCGAAACTGAACCAGGTAAACAATGGCATTCTATTTTTCCCTTGAGATCCTGTATTACTTGGTAAGTAAGCAATATAGATATAAACCAAGGAAACTTTTGATTTAGCGGGAACACATTGTTCTTCCTTGGGTTCTTGTCCTCCTGAAATTTGGTGGCTAGGAGATCTGAAAAACTTTGCAACATTGAAGGCCTTGCCTTTGTTTCCATTTAAAACTTTTGTCTAATTTTTTCtattagaaaaatgaaaatgtttcTGAACATAAGCTATAAAGCACATGAAAGTGTTTGTATGCCACATATTGCCTTACCGAAAGCCTGTCTCTTTGTTTTCAAGATATTTGCGACAATTGGGGATAAACACCAAGGAGGAACTCACATCCTATACGATCCAACCCTCAGTGAGAGAGGAGCTCTTGTTTGTGTTTCGCGTGCTCCAAGGAAAAAGTCGGTTGATGATTACGAAGCAAAACCAGTGATACACAACCCTCATGCACTCCCCTTGTTTAGAGATCAACCAAGTCGTAAGCGTCAGCGGGAGAAGATATTGAAAGACCCAATGAAGTCTCATAAGCCTGAAATTCCAATGACAGGACCAGGTCATGGTGGAAGAGTTGGTTCAACAAAAGGAACCTTGTTAACTCAGTACCTTCTTAAGGTATAGTAATACCATTTGTTCGCCATGTTTTCCAATTCTGTATAGCAGGAATTAAGATAGCGAGATATATGAACTTCTGATTTTGTTATTGCAGCAAGGAGGGTTGATAAAGGAGACATGGATGGATGAAGATCCTAGAGAAGCTATTCTGAAATACGCTGATGTTGCAGCAAAAGAACCGAAATTCATTGCTCCTGCATATGCACAAACTCAGCCTGAACCTGTTTTTGCAAAATCGGATTCTGAGGATGAAGAGAAGTGATCTGAATATGTTTGACCTTTGCAGTTGTAATTCGTACTGCCCAAGGTGGTACTTCTTTTTTCCCAACAACTTATGTCTTTGCTTTTTTCGCAGTTCCTATTGGTTTTCTACTACTATTGACAACCAAACTTAATAGGTTGTCACCCTCGTTTTCTCCCTTAATGGTTTGAAATCACGTTCATTTCTGCAGCTGAATCTTGGACGTTTCGCCGGTGTATCCAACTGGAGTGTTGTAGAAAGCTATCACAATACGCTTCCTGCGTCGTGATTGTATAAGAATAGATAAGCCTTGTCTCCCAAACGAATGTCAGTAGTGACTTTGATAAATACAATGTTATTCTAATTTGTATGTTTGAATACAATAATGGACTTCCATTTTTACCAGTGTAGAAGTGCCATTGCTTTCTGACATTGAAGTTAAAATCACTTTCCAAGCACAAGATCTATATTCATATTCAATGTTTGCACAAATTGCTTAAAATTGTTGGTGAATCGTGATATATATGCCACTTCATGAATGAAGTGGCATATAACATAGCCCAATTTGAATGTCAATTACTAACGGTAACAAGTACATCAATCAAGTAGCATTTTTAATGGTATGGAAATCCTTTCTTTGctgataagagagagagagagagagagagagagagagagagagagagagagtacattaATCAGCCACGTTCTTACATCTACAATGGTGAGGATTTCTTGTCACAATGGTTCATTGTGTGATTCACAATGCTGAAGGATCCTTTATGGGTGACATCAATCCCACTAAAAGATTGGGATGATGATATGTAATGGGGTGTAATAATACAACAGAGATCAGTGGTGTGAGATGTTTGAACATATCATATTTATCAATAGACtgcaaaatttcatcttttctaCTTCTCTGAGCTGCATTTTGATCCGGTATTAATTGCTGCAAGAGCATTGAGATCTGCAAAATCGGTTGAATAGGCTCTGTTTTACCAACTGGAATGGTGATGGCCATTTATGCACTCTCCGTTACTGGGGCCAAATCTATTCCTTCATATGGCTAGAACTTGCAGCCCACTTAAGTTAGTACTCATTCTCGTAGCTTGATAGACGAGAGTCTGACAAAACTGTGAACAGTTGTGTATCCACGAATAACTGCAAGAGGTAAAAAGCAGCACCCACTTCATGAAAACATCATAGCAGCTAAATTTACTATTAGTCTTTGACAATGATGTGGACAAAATAATACTTGTGCTAGTTCAGGTATCACAAAAATTTAGTTCTAATTGTGAAATGGTGAAGATGAAGCAAAATACAATGGGAACAGCAGAACTTCTTAGAATTTCAAGAAGCTGCATTAAATAGAAAAATGGAGGATGTAGATTTACCTTAATAAATGGCTGGTCTTTACTAGGAAAGGAATCAACAAAGCTATCTTTAAGGAGTAAGGAAACCTGTAAAGATACAAAGCACAATAAATTTTAGGCAATCAGCATTCTGAGTATGGAGAAATTCTCGAAATCGTGAGTTAGTTTGTCCAACCCTGTCATTTGATTGTACACTGGTGATTGTATGAGACCTCAAATCTGTACAAAGCGATTCCAAGTAGCGCCTCATGACTGTTAAGAAATGTGCAGCAGCTTCAGCCTGCACTTACATTTTGACATGTTTTACATCGACTGTCAAACTCATGAGAAGGCTAAATGTAGAACAGAAAACCCACAACAGAGAAAATCACATAGGAACCAAACTAGAACCTTTGATAGCTTGTGCTGACAAGGATGAAGGGAATGTGAAAATTGTATTTGAAAGTAAAAGGGGAAAATGTATCCAATCTCCAGAGAGGACAGAGAACTTCAAATCATAGAGTTTTCTAACATACGATGCCAAGACATTCAAGAAGCTGAAACTTGTGGTATTGACTAAAATGACATGCATACAAATGCTTTAGGCTTTGAAGTAGGGTTGAGAATACCTGCACTTCGTTGCATTTAAATACAGGATGCCTTCTAGCGATTTCCTTTTGACAGGACagtttggtgtggattggtcgCAGTTCAGCGATAAGCTCTTTGTGCCGAGGAAGTACAGGTACGTAACACGTTTTTACCTAACCAAACACAAAGGAATGCAGCTAGTTTTTATCACCTTGACAATTTGAGCATCTCCATGCCATTTTGGCATTTTCTGACCACCTTAAGCAAAATACCCTTCTCTAAACTAATCCCAGAATCATAATCTATGTTGGAAGTAGGAACAATGCAGTAAAATCCAAGTCCAGCTTTTGACACCACTGGCAAGATAGACTGATGTTGCACTTCACACAAAGATCAAGGGCTACCAAATAGCATGGCATCTTTCTTATATTGATTTTCATCAAATGGACAGGGCTTTTGAAAAGATGATTACAATGTATCATATAAATGAGAGATTTAGATCTCAAACAAGTAAAGTCAACCATACTACTATGGAATGCCATTTTTCTGTGGTAACTGAGGCAGACAAAAGCATGGAACCTAACTGTTGTAAGCATACATCAGACAATGAGAAGGGACACAAGATAATCTCACTATCTAGATCAAAAGCacttcaaatcaaacaagaagaaaatagcTAACGATCAACATGAAAAAAACAGTTGAACTTCTTGATGTTGCACCGCTCTTAATCTTCTGGAGCAAAAGGCTTTTACACCATTGACATGAGACAATAGGTGAGTAAACTAATAAACAGAAGGTCTTGGTTCACAAAATATTTGGGATGAAAAGAGTTCAAGGGCTAAAATCCCGTATTACAACGGATCATAAGTAACCCATCCATAAATCCATACGTCGATGTTAAGGATAATATGCTAAGGTCCCATAAGGTCAAGCATCCAATGCTTCAAGTTCCCCCCTCCACTTGAGAGAATAACATGCAAAAATCCTATAAGCAAAAGGAACCAAGTAATGGGCCCATAAGTGATACCGTTAAGTGGGGGCATGGTTTTCCTCTACCTCTTTCGGTCCATTTATATCCTGGAACTTATTATATCATTATACAATTCACAGAAAGCCTCAATTTTCagcaaaagaaggaaaataaaagagagaaaatacttTGGCCTTTCATCGCTCTGCAGGCAAAAGCTAAATACTTCTCCAGAAAACAATATTAGAAGATGAGAGGACCCAAGATGCGTGCATGAAAACTGACAAACCTGGTCTTTTACTGCATTAATAAGAACAAGATTAGAAGTTCTCATCTTCCAATCAGCTGGTTTATGCTGTACACCAACCTGGAAAACATTAGCATGAAAACGATACATTAAAAAATGACCCATGATGCCTTCTCAAACTAATATAGCAATAAATGAAGCCCTCAATCTTGCACATGTCTAGGGTACACCTAGATTAGTAAAAGAAAGATAAGATAACTTTCCTCAAAATGAGCagagcaaacaaaaaaattcgttGCAAGGGAGGGTGGAAATCCAACCAAGTACAAAAATAGCCGGGTCTATTATGTTCCCATCACTACTGATAGTCTTCATAAACGTTGCAGGctaacaaatacaaattggCCGTCAAAGACATTTACAGTTCATTGGCCGCTGGTAGCATCACAGCCTGTATTAGAATGACTGTGGCAGCTTTCTTAAATCATATTACAGCctcctttttcccttttttcaagttttggtCTTCTAAATGCAATCCTAGCATAAGAGAAGCGGTGAGAATACGACATTCTTACCATCCTTCACTACAATCTATACAAGGTCAGGTGTTAGATTGTTTGACAACCAATGAATAAAGTGCATTGACCAATATAATGATACTTGAAATACACAAATCTTACTACGGTAGTTAGGGATGTGCACGGGTCGGGTGGGTCGGGTAACAATTTTTTAGGCCCGAAACCTAACCGAACAGGTGCTAAGAACCGTCCGCGAGCCCGATTCTTTATGTCGGGTCGGGTTGGTCGGGTTTACCCTTCAAACTGGCCGGGCCGGGCTGGGTCCGATCCCACGGGCAAGGAATGCACCAacctgaaccctgaaccctgaaccgaaaattgatttttaacagaaagtgAACCCGCACCCATctgaaccacatgttcgaccccaCCCGACCCTGaaccgaaaattgatttttaacagaaagtgAACCCGCACCcatccgaaccacatgttcgaccccacccgagacccttcgggtcAGGTTGCGGgctttttgcacacccctaacgGTAGTAGTTTCTAACCACTGTACCACTTTCTGTTAGTAAACAACTTGATAAGTAACAGCAACAAGTACATTCTAGTTTACAAGCAATTGCTAGAAACCAAAAATAACATTCACTGCCATTAGTTTGcaatgacaaaaaaaagtcTGTCTGACATTAGTAAACACGTTTGTAGGTGTCATTTGATTGCTTAGAATTTAGAAACGTCAAACTGAGGAGAACTGGGACAAAAGCTGCCGCTTAATGAGTTCTTTTATAGAGTTTGTAATTCACTGCTTTAGTTGATTCCCATTATGCTTGATCAATCTTGCCAATACCATTAAACTACAAATGCTAACATAATGTGGCTTATAGTTTGATTTAACCAATCCATGATAGACAAATtcatccaaaaataaataatgctCTCTATCACTTTTAAACGTCACTAGGACAAGCTAATAATGTTTTGGCTTCATAGTCAATCTAAAGGGTTTGATCAATTCAGCTGCTGCATATAACTAAGGAGTAAGGACTTAAGTCATAAATACAGTGAATAAAATCACAAAACTACAGTCAAATTGTATGAAGCTGGATGAAGTTCAGACACTCACGATGAAAGGAACAGGAGCGTCAAGAAAATCAAGCATCTTCCCTGGCAAAACCTGCAAAAGGGTGTGCAAAAATTGGAGATATCATATTATGAAGATGAAAGTGTGGCTAAAAGAATTAATTTACTAAGGGTAAACTGACTTCTCACCAAGATCATCTCAAAACATACTAAACTTCAAACCCCAaagggtttggccaagtggttatgagaaagcaataagtgctCCTCCATGAGGTCACATGTTCCATTCCCACGGAGGCCAAatattccaaaccttggggccatTGGAGGTTTGCCCAGTCATTAACTTTAGGCTGccgaattagtcgaggtgtgcgcaAACTGGCCCGAACatccggttattaaaaaaaatactaaacttcGACCATTGAGTACCAGAATCAAGGAACAACactaccataccaaaacgaacCAAAATTCTAAACAAGGCCATTCCAATTTCAAACATCAACTCCAAAAAGGAACTTCAGATATCATGTGCAGAGTTAAGACAATCAAAAGCAGAAGAACAGGAGTGCCAATATACTTTTTTTGTGATTGTACATATACATTCATCAGACTTAAGGCAAACAAAAATGTCAATTTGTCTCCACAGAGAAATGAACTTTTCGGCGGAGGCCCATATTCACATCAGAACCAGATTGTAAGAAGAATTGACTTACTAATGCAGATCGGTTAGAATTTGAAATATATTTCAAGATAACTACCTTTTTATGCAGCGACAAGTGTTCAGGTATCAGCAAGATAtttaaatgctaaaaaaatcaGACAGAAAAATAGCATGCCAGTTGTTTACTTACTGGGAGGAATAAACTCTGCCATTCAAATGGACGGATCATAGGAATAATAGACAAGACTATAGCTGATAGAACACCCTGCAAAGGAAAATTTCATTGTTCAAAAGAAACACACAGTTCAACGTGATTATTACTTTCTTCATGATTGGAAAAGAAGATGACTAGCACAAAGAATAACAATAAATGtctaatcaaaacaaaataaacgatACTCGCAGAGGTTTCACATCTAGATATTGGCATAATGACTTCAACACACAAGATTACCAGATTTTGACACACTACAACAACTTGTTTTTCCAGTAATACCCCAGCGACGAGTGCCAGAACCTGAAAACAGAACATGAATCATAGCACTTGGAATCAATGTAAAAAGGCACAGATTACAATGGCAGCAAACCTAAGCTTCAATGCCTGGCAGTGTTGCAGCATGCACAAATTGCACAATTCACACTATGTGGAACACCACCGTTCGCCCAGAAATAATACGAGCGCAATTTCTTGTCCActatatttctttttattttgtttcaaggAAACACTATACATTTTTAGTGAATAGGATAGTCAAGCCCTAGTCAATCTCGAAAGGAGAGAAGAGTGAACAAAACTGTGTGCTGCTACAGATGTACAATCAGGATCAGACATTTAAACTAGGATTACTTTTCTGGAAATGAAACTTACGCTTTCAAGTGAGAGAACTCGACAAATTGTCGCAATGGTCCATATTGATAGTGCCAGAGCTTCCTCACCAGCAGCTAACTTTAGATTAACCTTGGGAAAAGACAATAATTTTTACGAATCATAAGGGTAGTTATGAAGAAACATAATCCAACAACTGATCGGTAACCAACTATTGTACCTCAGCTCCTTCTAGTGAATGCTGAAACTTCTGATCTAGATATCTTTCACTTAAACCAAGGGCAGTAACTGGTGGCCTCCTATACTCAATACCCTGTAGATGCTCAAGAGGCTGGAATACTATTTCACTCCCTCGGATGGGAAGAGGCATAGCATGATAACCACAAACTATTTGTATTATGTCATTTTTATTCTCCTGTCGAAGagaacacaaaaacaaaatgtaaaCGGTGATCAAAATACAACTACTGTTGCATACAACTTCTAAGCACTAAAAGCAAAGGAAACCAACCCTAGCCCATTCCATTATCATTTCATCCCCAGCCTGTTTTTCAGGGCTCAAAAATATCTCatcctcctcatcctccgatGCCATGCTTCTCACTGGACTGCCAAATGTCAAACAATATCTTGACTGAATATTATAGTGTATAAAACAAATATCCTGGAAATACCACTTATCCACTTGTACATTGTACCGCGTAGAAAACAACAGCATTATAGTCAAATAGAACCTTCTAACTGATGAAAATCATAAGCAAACATCTTGAGAACTAGCGGACTTAACACACGAAATACATCCAATATGAGTAATGACTAGAAAAATATCAAATCAAAGGAATTACTTGGAAACTATACTACCTGAATACGGAATCGAAACTTTCTAGACGCTCCATTGTCAGGCTCCGTTGCCATACAAACGTCCCGAGCTCTGGGGGAGTATGGCCATTATCACAAATTCCATTCATTCGTTCTAAACCATCAGATTGATTTTCTGAAGCCTCACTGGTGCTACCACCTTCAGGGGACGGAGATCCCGACCTACCTGAAGGTGATCGGATGTCATCATCAGATATAATGCCTGCTGCAGCTGCAGTTAGGGCTACCGCACTGTCAACCGGAATCACTGAAGCCGTCCAATCTGTACAACAATCCTTGAATGGTGGTGAGTCACTGTCATTCATTGTGtcaggtaagttggttgctgaGGGGAAACAATCAGTGAGAGACATTTCACTGACAAACTGCGTGATACGGTTCAGACGATCCTGCGCAACGATACTGCATCCAAGTAAATAAAAAGGGTTGAACCGTGTAAGTACGTAACAAGTAAATAAAAAGGAATGAACTGTGTAAGTACGTATTACAGTGTACTATACTTTTATGCTATGTTCACAACTTaggggaagaaaaaagaaaagatgtcaaaggaaaccaaaccaaaccgagcatgtcccaatcacttagggttggctacatgaattattttcctccattgagttCTGTCAatggccacttgttcacacaaacctactatactcatatctttgcgcactacatcatctaatgtcaatttaggtctacccctccccgtagcattgctacccaaagctatcttatccactctcttaactactgcatctcctggtctacggtagacatgcccaaaccaccttagcctattttccctcaacttctcttctatgggtgctacATCTACCATCTCAcaaaccgtttcatttctaatcctgtctcatCTAGTCTtgccacacatccacctcaacattctcatttccgctacactcacCTTGTTCACCctttgtttcttaataggccaacattctgtcccgttaagcatcgctggtctgatggcagttccatagaattttcccttcaattttatgggtaccctcttgtcacacagtacaccagtagcgctcctccacttgagccaccccacttggatcttataggtcacatcatcggcaatctttccatctctactaataattgagcctaaatacctaaaatgatcactcttaggtATCTCCTGATCTTGGATAATCACTCTTTCTTTGTGCGCACTGCTGacaccactaaacttgcacaccatatactcagtactcctacttatccgaaaaccctttgactctaatgcttccctccaaatttctagtttcgtattaacatcTCTAGTGGTTTCAAAGGAAAGAAGGGGAAATAAATGAGAAGGATTTTTAAAGAAAGTGCAATCActtcttgtttggtttagagtaaaaaaggaaaggaaaggagggGGAAAAACTttcgttattttttttcaaagaaaagaCGACAGTAAAATGAGAAGGGATATAACTTTGCACGCGTTTTTCCTTCGGTTTTTTGCCCTGTGATTTCCAAATTCTTTCCAAATTAAGTACCAGACAAGAAAGGAAGGAaatctctttccttctcttgGGGTCCAAACAGAGTAATAGTCTCAGTGACAAGAAACATATGAATCTTGCAGTAATCAACAATAATCCAGAAAAATAGTGCTAACCTGTTCAACATCTCATAATGCAACTCAAAAAAAGGAACTCTTGTTAAAACACAATAACAGCGAGGTGCAGAAACCAAAAAACGAGCAAGTCCTCCGGAGAATTGGGAAATGGGCGATGCAGGACCTAAAATAGCAGGTGGTCTCTGAACAATTTCTTGTACAAGCAAGCAAACACCATAAAGGGTTGCATTGTCTGCCACCTGAACATAGGCACAAACAGTCACTTCAGCAGCTACCTCATGTTGTCGCAAGCAAAACAATATGCTACTAGCTACATCCAAAAAAGAACAGGAACAGAACTTGCCCAGAGTGCGACTACAGCATTTTAcatgttgaaacttgaaagataAATCAAATGAAATGAGTCAGACATGCAACTTATGAGTGTTTCCACAATTCTGCAAGGTTTGACTTGTAGtctaaaaaatataagtaaaaACTAAACATGAAAAAATCGAATAGCGCAGGTAGCTGTGAAACAAGCAAGAGAAAAATGGGCCCTAAAGGAATTACACCCCAGGCAAAGGTGAGATGCTACTCTAAGGTACTTATCTCTTTTGAATTCGGAAATGACACGAATAAGTTGGCTATGAATGAGCGATTGCTGAATCTTGGATTGAGATCATGTTTGAAGCCATATCCACCCTTTTCGGTAGGCAGAAATCCTTGATTTCAGAGGCTTGATAAGAACAATGGTGTTGTCTCCTCTCTTTGAGACTTGAACATTCAATATTCATTATTGgatgaaagaaaatgaaaagaaataaaactggTGTGGTATGGAAACTAAAAATGAGCATTTGCAATCTAGATGAATATAGAAACAAAATTGGCCAGGCAAAGGCATCAGATGATGATTAAAACCAAAGAGGTGAATATCCAATAAAAAGATAACATAAACATCAGCTTCTCAATAACCAATAAAGCCCAAACGTGAATAACGACCCAGTAACTTAAATCTATCAATCTAGCATGCAGAGAAAGCAGGCAGTAGGCTCAAAGATGCAAAATAACAACAGCATTAACCAGACTAACCTTGAGCGAAAATATGAATGATAAATCATCTCTGCATAGGTGTTCCTGGCAAGAGAAATATAAAAACGAAAGTTATGTCCTTTGATGGTGGACAGAACAGTTTAAATGATCAAAAGAAAAGCTCTAATGCATTCATCATTCTAATGTGATGTGAAAATCACATTAGAATGACTATAACGTTCCAGGGTCATTTCCAAGCAGAATCAAGTTTCTATTGGCACATCCCCATCAGCCAATAAAATTGACCCCATTTAGAATATCTGCTTAGGGAATATCTTCCAGCACACTCATCCCCACAACCACACA
The sequence above is a segment of the Rhododendron vialii isolate Sample 1 chromosome 13a, ASM3025357v1 genome. Coding sequences within it:
- the LOC131313219 gene encoding uncharacterized protein LOC131313219 isoform X4; protein product: MESKEDGDGTEEWPTSPYQVLQQISEEAFRAAGEAIQSVYLGSSLNNQPPGPEPGHRRCQSEILTGAEHRRSNSFQRWKSQMQRALRWGNNPREQSRCLAFNPEVLANQKRQWYQLHSKASDQEKYKEPTSLFEHFIIVGIHPDANLEIVEDAFAKRKKWELDMKQYEMTDLEQLQHRGASFSTMEPQILFKYPPGKRLAVRPKDLAAFCFPGGVKARLLERTPSLSDLNEVVYGQEHLCRDDLSFIFSLKVADNATLYGVCLLVQEIVQRPPAILGPASPISQFSGGLARFLVSAPRCYCVLTRVPFFELHYEMLNSIVAQDRLNRITQFVSEMSLTDCFPSATNLPDTMNDSDSPPFKDCCTDWTASVIPVDSAVALTAAAAGIISDDDIRSPSGRSGSPSPEGGSTSEASENQSDGLERMNGICDNGHTPPELGTFVWQRSLTMERLESFDSVFSPVRSMASEDEEDEIFLSPEKQAGDEMIMEWARENKNDIIQIVCGYHAMPLPIRGSEIVFQPLEHLQGIEYRRPPVTALGLSERYLDQKFQHSLEGAEVNLKLAAGEEALALSIWTIATICRVLSLESVLALVAGVLLEKQVVVVCQNLGVLSAIVLSIIPMIRPFEWQSLFLPVLPGKMLDFLDAPVPFIVGVQHKPADWKMRTSNLVLINAVKDQDINGPKEVEENHAPT